A genomic window from Salvia hispanica cultivar TCC Black 2014 chromosome 5, UniMelb_Shisp_WGS_1.0, whole genome shotgun sequence includes:
- the LOC125190215 gene encoding pentatricopeptide repeat-containing protein At1g63080, mitochondrial-like isoform X1 encodes MLKPLKPHFPYPVLLSTRRLLSFSDSQNQPSPNLVQLVCEILSNPRIPWRGSSELKSLTPKLRPFHVARIIETHSSTDSVLQFFYWLSKWHFYSHDMCCYMSMLNRLVKDQNFAPADHVRILMIKACRDEGEIRRVVDFLNGIASKGLSYSLYSFNSLLIQLGKFNMLVAALNVYKEILASGIKPSLLTLNTMINILCKKGKVKEAKIILSQLYQFEMFPDVFTYTSLILGHCRNRNLDKAFVVFDQMVKKGINPNAVTYSTLINGLCNDGRVDEALCMIEEMIENHIRPTVYTYTLPITALLEDGRVDEAVSLVASMRERGTVPNVLTYTALISGLAKSNQLEVAKGLYHKMVRDGLVPTTVTYNALIHELCERGNVDAAFKIFQWMERHGHLDKTETYNAMINGFCVIKNVERGMTLFREMLLGPPPNTITYNTLIKGYIGCGYLDNASRLMEVMKENGCKPDQYTYAELINGFCKGDRLDAASALFEEMMLEGLSPNLVNYATLINGLCKKGKVEDALVLLKRMKEVGCHPNIQTYNAVLNGLSKLYRLSEAEKLCNDMAEDGLLPNVITYTTLIDGLCKDGGLDMAFKVLREMERKNCLPNLYTYSALIDGLCREGRVDEAEILLEEMMTKKIYPDVVTYTSLIDGFVSVGRLDHAFSLLHRMINAGCTPNYRTYSVLLKGIQRESQTVAEKITAQHETVPGHIFGEREATVDTFCSLLARMSEIGCEPSIDTFSILIDGLCHGGRSHEADQLVKFMKEKEQAPNEAIYCSLLKAYCKNLRVDAALETLHLLNRRGSNLPLSVYADLISALCSRQRTKEAETVFNGMLEKQWNGDEIVWTVLIDRLLKASRGRILSCKLQSNKWAPNVIYAIHCSQDTMELPDSWDLTDQFFFLKKRDMTWLLG; translated from the exons ATGTTAAAACCCCTTAAGCCTCATTTCCCCTATCCGGTTTTACTATCCACCCGCCGTCTCCTCAGCTTCTCCGATTCCCAAAATCAGCCCTCGCCAAATCTAGTCCAACTAGTCTGCGAAATACTATCCAATCCGCGTATCCCATGGCGCGGTAGCTCCGAGCTGAAATCCCTCACACCCAAGCTCAGACCTTTCCACGTCGCCCGAATCATTGAAACCCACTCCAGCACCGATTCTGTTTTGCAGTTTTTTTATTGGCTTTCTAAGTGGCATTTTTACAGTCATGATATGTGCTGTTATATGTCCATGTTGAATAGGCTTGTTAAAGATCAGAATTTTGCGCCTGCTGACCATGTGAGGATTCTTATGATTAAAGCTTGTCGAGACGAGGGGGAAATTAGGAGGGTTGTTGATTTCTTGAATGGTATTGCTAGTAAAGGCCTTTCTTATAGtctatatagttttaattccCTTTTGATTCAATTGGGGAAATTTAATATGCTTGTTGCAGCTCTAAATGTGTATAAGGAGATTTTGGCTAGTGGGATCAAGCCCAGTTTGTTAACTTTGAATACCATGATCAATATTCTATGTAAGAAGGGGAAGGTGAAGGAGGCTAAGATTATCTTGTCTCAGCTATATCAGTTTGAAATGTTTCCTGATGTGTTCACTTATACGTCGTTAATTCTAGGGCACTGTAGGAACAGAAATCTGGATAAAGCGTTTGTTGTTTTTGATCAGATGGTAAAGAAAGGGATTAATCCCAATGCAGTGACGTATAGTACTCTTATTAATGGCTTATGTAATGATGGAAGGGTTGATGAGGCTTTGTGTATGATTGAGGAGATGATTGAGAATCACATCAGACCTACAGTTTACACTTACACTCTTCCTATCACAGCATTGCTTGAAGATGGGCGTGTAGATGAGGCGGTTTCTCTTGTTGCAAGCATGAGAGAGAGGGGTACTGTACCCAATGTGCTGACATACACGGCCCTTATCAGTGGATTGGCAAAATCTAACCAACTTGAGGTAGCAAAAGGGCTGTACCACAAGATGGTGAGAGATGGATTGGTTCCTACCACAGTCACTTATAATGCTCTGATACATGAACTGTGTGAGAGAGGAAATGTAGATGCTGCTTTTAAAATCTTTCAGTGGATGGAACGTCACGGTCATTTGGACAAAACAGAAACATATAATGCTATGATCAATGGTTTCTGTGTGATAAAAAATGTTGAACGGGGAATGACTCTATTTCGTGAAATGCTGCTGGGTCCCCCTCCCAATACGATCACATATAACACGCTAATCAAAGGATACATTGGATGCGGTTATCTAGATAATGCCAGTAGGTTGATGGAGGTGATGAAGGAAAATGGATGTAAACCTGACCAGTATACATATGCGGAACTCATTAATGGGTTTTGCAAAGGAGATCGGCTTGATGCTGCTTCTGCATTATTTGAGGAAATGATGCTGGAAGGTCTGAGCCCAAATTTGGTGAACTATGCGACTCTAATTAATGGTCTCTGCAAGAAAGGGAAAGTTGAAGATGCATTAGTTTTGCTCAAGAGGATGAAGGAGGTTGGTTGCCATCCTAATATACAGACCTATAATGCTGTTCTTAATGGTCTATCTAAGCTTTATAGGCTGTCTGAAGCAGAGAAACTATGCAATGACATGGCAGAAGATGGTTTGCTTCCCAATGTGATTACATATACAACTCTAATTGATGGTCTTTGCAAGGATGGGGGGTTAGATATGGCATTCAAGGTTCTCCGTGAAATGGAGAGAAAGAATTGCTTGCCAAACTTGTATACCTACAGTGCATTGATCGATGGTCTTTGCCGGGAAGGCCGCGTGGATGAGGCAGAGATCTTGCTTGAAGAGAtgatgacaaaaaaaatatatccagATGTGGTCACATATACCTCGTTGATCGATGGCTTTGTATCTGTAGGTAGACTAGATCATGCATTTTCTCTGCTTCATCGGATGATAAATGCAGGTTGCACCCCAAATTACAGGACCTACAGTGTGTTGCTCAAAGGGATACAGAGGGAGAGCCAGACAGTTGCTGAAAAAATCACAGCGCAACATGAAACTGTTCCTGGTCATATTTTCGGTGAAAGAGAAGCTACAGTTGATACCTTCTGCAGTCTACTAGCTAGGATGTCCGAGATTGGCTGTGAACCTTCTATTGATACATTTTCCATCTTAATTGATGGTCTCTGTCATGGTGGCAGAAGCCACGAGGCAGATCAGCTGGTGAAATTTATGAAGGAGAAAGAGCAGGCTCCTAATGAGGCTATATATTGCTCTCTCCTCAAAGCTTATTGCAAGAATTTGAGAGTAGACGCTGCTCTGGAGACACTTCATCTGCTTAACCGTAGGGGTTCCAACCTCCCTTTATCAGTTTATGCAGATCTTATATCAGCTCTCTGTTCAAGACAAAGGACAAAAGAGGCTGAAACGGTGTTCAACGGCATGCTTGAGAAACAATGGAATGGTGATGAGATTGTTTGGACCGTCTTGATTGACCGCCTACTAAAGG CATCTCGTGGAAGGATATTAAGCTGCAAATTACAATCAAATAAGTG GGCTCCAAATGTCATATATGCCATACATTGCTCACAGGATACTATGGAGTTGCCCGATTCTTGGGATCTCACtgatcaatttttctttctaaaaaaGAGAGATATGACCTGGTTGCTCGGTTAA
- the LOC125190215 gene encoding pentatricopeptide repeat-containing protein At5g65560-like isoform X2: protein MLKPLKPHFPYPVLLSTRRLLSFSDSQNQPSPNLVQLVCEILSNPRIPWRGSSELKSLTPKLRPFHVARIIETHSSTDSVLQFFYWLSKWHFYSHDMCCYMSMLNRLVKDQNFAPADHVRILMIKACRDEGEIRRVVDFLNGIASKGLSYSLYSFNSLLIQLGKFNMLVAALNVYKEILASGIKPSLLTLNTMINILCKKGKVKEAKIILSQLYQFEMFPDVFTYTSLILGHCRNRNLDKAFVVFDQMVKKGINPNAVTYSTLINGLCNDGRVDEALCMIEEMIENHIRPTVYTYTLPITALLEDGRVDEAVSLVASMRERGTVPNVLTYTALISGLAKSNQLEVAKGLYHKMVRDGLVPTTVTYNALIHELCERGNVDAAFKIFQWMERHGHLDKTETYNAMINGFCVIKNVERGMTLFREMLLGPPPNTITYNTLIKGYIGCGYLDNASRLMEVMKENGCKPDQYTYAELINGFCKGDRLDAASALFEEMMLEGLSPNLVNYATLINGLCKKGKVEDALVLLKRMKEVGCHPNIQTYNAVLNGLSKLYRLSEAEKLCNDMAEDGLLPNVITYTTLIDGLCKDGGLDMAFKVLREMERKNCLPNLYTYSALIDGLCREGRVDEAEILLEEMMTKKIYPDVVTYTSLIDGFVSVGRLDHAFSLLHRMINAGCTPNYRTYSVLLKGIQRESQTVAEKITAQHETVPGHIFGEREATVDTFCSLLARMSEIGCEPSIDTFSILIDGLCHGGRSHEADQLVKFMKEKEQAPNEAIYCSLLKAYCKNLRVDAALETLHLLNRRGSNLPLSVYADLISALCSRQRTKEAETVFNGMLEKQWNGDEIVWTVLIDRLLKASRGRILSCKLQSNKW, encoded by the exons ATGTTAAAACCCCTTAAGCCTCATTTCCCCTATCCGGTTTTACTATCCACCCGCCGTCTCCTCAGCTTCTCCGATTCCCAAAATCAGCCCTCGCCAAATCTAGTCCAACTAGTCTGCGAAATACTATCCAATCCGCGTATCCCATGGCGCGGTAGCTCCGAGCTGAAATCCCTCACACCCAAGCTCAGACCTTTCCACGTCGCCCGAATCATTGAAACCCACTCCAGCACCGATTCTGTTTTGCAGTTTTTTTATTGGCTTTCTAAGTGGCATTTTTACAGTCATGATATGTGCTGTTATATGTCCATGTTGAATAGGCTTGTTAAAGATCAGAATTTTGCGCCTGCTGACCATGTGAGGATTCTTATGATTAAAGCTTGTCGAGACGAGGGGGAAATTAGGAGGGTTGTTGATTTCTTGAATGGTATTGCTAGTAAAGGCCTTTCTTATAGtctatatagttttaattccCTTTTGATTCAATTGGGGAAATTTAATATGCTTGTTGCAGCTCTAAATGTGTATAAGGAGATTTTGGCTAGTGGGATCAAGCCCAGTTTGTTAACTTTGAATACCATGATCAATATTCTATGTAAGAAGGGGAAGGTGAAGGAGGCTAAGATTATCTTGTCTCAGCTATATCAGTTTGAAATGTTTCCTGATGTGTTCACTTATACGTCGTTAATTCTAGGGCACTGTAGGAACAGAAATCTGGATAAAGCGTTTGTTGTTTTTGATCAGATGGTAAAGAAAGGGATTAATCCCAATGCAGTGACGTATAGTACTCTTATTAATGGCTTATGTAATGATGGAAGGGTTGATGAGGCTTTGTGTATGATTGAGGAGATGATTGAGAATCACATCAGACCTACAGTTTACACTTACACTCTTCCTATCACAGCATTGCTTGAAGATGGGCGTGTAGATGAGGCGGTTTCTCTTGTTGCAAGCATGAGAGAGAGGGGTACTGTACCCAATGTGCTGACATACACGGCCCTTATCAGTGGATTGGCAAAATCTAACCAACTTGAGGTAGCAAAAGGGCTGTACCACAAGATGGTGAGAGATGGATTGGTTCCTACCACAGTCACTTATAATGCTCTGATACATGAACTGTGTGAGAGAGGAAATGTAGATGCTGCTTTTAAAATCTTTCAGTGGATGGAACGTCACGGTCATTTGGACAAAACAGAAACATATAATGCTATGATCAATGGTTTCTGTGTGATAAAAAATGTTGAACGGGGAATGACTCTATTTCGTGAAATGCTGCTGGGTCCCCCTCCCAATACGATCACATATAACACGCTAATCAAAGGATACATTGGATGCGGTTATCTAGATAATGCCAGTAGGTTGATGGAGGTGATGAAGGAAAATGGATGTAAACCTGACCAGTATACATATGCGGAACTCATTAATGGGTTTTGCAAAGGAGATCGGCTTGATGCTGCTTCTGCATTATTTGAGGAAATGATGCTGGAAGGTCTGAGCCCAAATTTGGTGAACTATGCGACTCTAATTAATGGTCTCTGCAAGAAAGGGAAAGTTGAAGATGCATTAGTTTTGCTCAAGAGGATGAAGGAGGTTGGTTGCCATCCTAATATACAGACCTATAATGCTGTTCTTAATGGTCTATCTAAGCTTTATAGGCTGTCTGAAGCAGAGAAACTATGCAATGACATGGCAGAAGATGGTTTGCTTCCCAATGTGATTACATATACAACTCTAATTGATGGTCTTTGCAAGGATGGGGGGTTAGATATGGCATTCAAGGTTCTCCGTGAAATGGAGAGAAAGAATTGCTTGCCAAACTTGTATACCTACAGTGCATTGATCGATGGTCTTTGCCGGGAAGGCCGCGTGGATGAGGCAGAGATCTTGCTTGAAGAGAtgatgacaaaaaaaatatatccagATGTGGTCACATATACCTCGTTGATCGATGGCTTTGTATCTGTAGGTAGACTAGATCATGCATTTTCTCTGCTTCATCGGATGATAAATGCAGGTTGCACCCCAAATTACAGGACCTACAGTGTGTTGCTCAAAGGGATACAGAGGGAGAGCCAGACAGTTGCTGAAAAAATCACAGCGCAACATGAAACTGTTCCTGGTCATATTTTCGGTGAAAGAGAAGCTACAGTTGATACCTTCTGCAGTCTACTAGCTAGGATGTCCGAGATTGGCTGTGAACCTTCTATTGATACATTTTCCATCTTAATTGATGGTCTCTGTCATGGTGGCAGAAGCCACGAGGCAGATCAGCTGGTGAAATTTATGAAGGAGAAAGAGCAGGCTCCTAATGAGGCTATATATTGCTCTCTCCTCAAAGCTTATTGCAAGAATTTGAGAGTAGACGCTGCTCTGGAGACACTTCATCTGCTTAACCGTAGGGGTTCCAACCTCCCTTTATCAGTTTATGCAGATCTTATATCAGCTCTCTGTTCAAGACAAAGGACAAAAGAGGCTGAAACGGTGTTCAACGGCATGCTTGAGAAACAATGGAATGGTGATGAGATTGTTTGGACCGTCTTGATTGACCGCCTACTAAAGG CATCTCGTGGAAGGATATTAAGCTGCAAATTACAATCAAATAAGTGGTGA
- the LOC125188060 gene encoding uncharacterized protein LOC125188060 — MGRQHKDPAIVGSSIVLLQERFKQLQRLKEMREETQNLRLMPPETNLRHDLSVTRFSTLSSNNAACQDPLALGLNSSSLSHHTPHFRRQQTVRGPHSFFEISDVDTSLRL; from the coding sequence atggggAGGCAACACAAGGATCCAGCAATAGTTGGTTCATCAATAGTGCTACTTCAAGAAAGGTTTAAGCAGCTGCAGAGATTGAAGGAGATGAGAGAAGAGACACAGAATCTCAGACTAATGCCTCCAGAAACCAATCTTCGCCATGACCTTTCAGTCACGAGATTTTCAACGTTGTCTTCAAACAACGCTGCTTGTCAAGACCCTCTAGCACTTGGGCTCAACTCTTCCTCCCTTAGTCATCACACGCCACATTTCCGACGCCAACAAACTGTTAGAGGGCCTCACAGTTTCTTTGAAATTTCTGATGTTGATACCTCTCTTCGTCTCTAG
- the LOC125186622 gene encoding glucan endo-1,3-beta-glucosidase 1-like, producing the protein MSPLNKICSLLALFLITNYLQILSDGVVVGEWCVADEQSSESELQAALDWACGIGNANCSKIQVGQACFQPNTVRAHASYAFNNYYQKFKRRGGSCYFRGAAYTTALDPSYNSCNYELTP; encoded by the exons ATGTCACCACTCAACAAGATATGCTCTCTCCTTGCTCTCTTTCTTATCACCAACTATTTACAAATACTATCAG ATGGAGTGGTGGTGGGAGAGTGGTGTGTCGCAGACGAGCAAAGCTCGGAGAGTGAATTGCAAGCGGCTTTGGATTGGGCCTGTGGTATTGGAAACGCCAACTGCAGCAAGATTCAAGTAGGCCAGGCCTGCTTTCAGCCCAATACTGTTAGGGCCCATGCTTCTTATGCCTTCAACAATTACTATCAAAAGTTCAAGCGCAGAGGTGGCTCTTGTTACTTCAGAGGCGCTGCCTATACCACTGCTCTTGACCCCA GTTATAACTCTTGCAACTATGAGCTCACACCCTGA
- the LOC125186620 gene encoding transmembrane protein 256 homolog isoform X2: MDPRLWHKVAAISAALGLGTYGAHGFKPKNPSYNDVWRTANLYHLVHTAALLAAPITSHPNIFGGLLTTGIVAFSGTCYAVAYLEDRTYSRLAPFGGFAFIGAWASLMF; this comes from the exons ATGGATCCTCGTCTCTGGCACAAAGTTGCAGCTATCTCAG CTGCTCTAGGGCTCGGAACCTATGGCGCTCATGGTTTCAAGCCAAAGAACCCTTCCTACAACGAT GTGTGGCGTACAGCAAATTTGTACCATTTGGTTCACACAGCTGCTTTGCTCGCCGCTCCTATTACTTCACACCCTAATATT TTTGGAGGCCTTTTGACTACTGGAATCGTGGCATTTTCGGGGAC GTGCTATGCGGTTGCATACCTAGAAGATAGAACGTATTCTCGGTTGGCCCCCTTTGGAGGATTTGCCTTCATCGGTGCATGGGCAAGCTTGATGTTCTGA
- the LOC125186620 gene encoding transmembrane protein 256 homolog isoform X1, with protein MDPRLWHKVAAISGVAALGLGTYGAHGFKPKNPSYNDVWRTANLYHLVHTAALLAAPITSHPNIFGGLLTTGIVAFSGTCYAVAYLEDRTYSRLAPFGGFAFIGAWASLMF; from the exons ATGGATCCTCGTCTCTGGCACAAAGTTGCAGCTATCTCAG GTGTAGCTGCTCTAGGGCTCGGAACCTATGGCGCTCATGGTTTCAAGCCAAAGAACCCTTCCTACAACGAT GTGTGGCGTACAGCAAATTTGTACCATTTGGTTCACACAGCTGCTTTGCTCGCCGCTCCTATTACTTCACACCCTAATATT TTTGGAGGCCTTTTGACTACTGGAATCGTGGCATTTTCGGGGAC GTGCTATGCGGTTGCATACCTAGAAGATAGAACGTATTCTCGGTTGGCCCCCTTTGGAGGATTTGCCTTCATCGGTGCATGGGCAAGCTTGATGTTCTGA